The Benincasa hispida cultivar B227 chromosome 9, ASM972705v1, whole genome shotgun sequence genome has a segment encoding these proteins:
- the LOC120087213 gene encoding anthocyanidin 3-O-glucosyltransferase 2-like, producing the protein MKKFELIFIPGPGIGHLASTVEMANILVTRDPRLAVTVLIMQSSYDKKSRDHIQLLSESFVGKSIHFILLPELPLPEECKNGMPKPLIDIYKPHVREAMAKHANSQTNPDLPQLVGFVIDMFCMTIIDVAKEFKVPCYVFYTSSAAFLAFNFHLQMLYDQSNSNQVVEQLKNSDSESLTIPSFVNPIPGKVIPSVFVYNDVAVWLYESTRRFRTEIRGVLINTCAEIESHVINMMSSGSSSQLPSLYCVGPILNMKNTVDQVNVLKWLDDQPQASVVFLCFGSMGSFDEDQVKEIARGLERSGVRFLWSLRQPPPKGKWVPPSDYADVKDVLPEGFLDRTASVGKIIGWAPQIEILSHPNIGGFISHCGWNSTLESLWHGVPMVAWPMYAEQQLNAFQMVVELGLAVDITLDYRKDYLLGRSKLVTAEEIESGIRKLMDEGDEIRKKVKAKSEEIRKAVMDGGSSYTALTHFINDVLANSSKGKD; encoded by the coding sequence ATGAAGAAGTTTGAGCTGATTTTTATACCAGGACCTGGAATCGGCCATCTTGCATCTACTGTTGAGATGGCCAATATTCTTGTCACTCGAGATCCTCGTCTCGCCGTCACGGTGCTCATCATGCAATCCTCTTACGACAAGAAATCAAGGGATCATATCCAACTACTTTCTGAGTCTTTTGTTGGAAAATCTATACACTTTATTCTTCTTCCTGAATTGCCCCTTCCAGAAGAATGTAAAAATGGTATGCCAAAACCCCTTATAGACATCTATAAACCTCATgttagagaagctatggccaaaCATGCCAACTCTCAAACTAATCCTGACTTGCCCCAACTAGTTGGATTTGTCATTGACATGTTTTGTATGACAATCATAGacgtggctaaagaatttaaGGTACCTTGTTATGTGTTTTACACTTCCAGTGCTGCCTTTCTTGCTTTCAATTTTCACCTTCAAATGCTTTATGATCAGAGTAATAGTAACCAGGTAGTGGAACAGTTAAAGAACTCAGATTCTGAATCACTTACTATACCAAGTTTTGTCAACCCGATTCCGGGTAAAGTCATTCCTAGTGTATTTGTTTATAATGACGTTGCTGTTTGGTTGTATGAAAGTACTAGGAGGTTTAGAACAGAAATCAGAGGTGTTTTGATCAATACATGTGCAGAGATAGAATCTCATGTGATTAATATGATGTCAAGTGGCTCATCCTCACAACTTCCTTCCTTGTATTGTGTTGGACCTATTTTGAACATGAAAAACACTGTCGACCAAGTAAATGTTCTTAAATGGCTTGACGATCAGCCTCAAGCATCAGTGGTGTTCTTGTGTTTTGGGAGCATGGGAAGCTTCGATGAGGATCAAGTCAAGGAGATTGCTCGAGGGCTAGAGCGAAGTGGGGTTCGCTTCTTGTGGTCACTTCGGCAACCCCCGCCAAAGGGAAAATGGGTACCACCAAGCGATTATGCTGATGTCAAAGACGTCTTGCCAGAGGGATTTCTTGATCGAACAGCGAGTGTTGGAAAGATCATTGGTTGGGCACCACAGATTGAGATATTGTCTCACCCAAACATTGGAGGGTTCATATCGCACTGTGGTTGGAACTCTACGTTGGAGAGCCTATGGCATGGCGTGCCAATGGTGGCATGGCCAATGTATGCCGAGCAACAACTAAACGCCTTTCAAATGGTGGTGGAGTTAGGATTAGCAGTTGACATCACATTAGATTATCGAAAGGATTATCTCTTGGGAAGGTCAAAACTAGTAACTGCAGAGGAGATAGAGAGTGGAATAAGAAAATTGATGGACGAAGGGGATGAGATTCGGAAGAAAGTCAAAGCAAAAAGCGAAGAAATTCGAAAAGCTGTAATGGACGGCGGATCTTCTTACACCGCATTAACTCATTTTATAAATGACGTTTTAGCCAACTCATCCAAAGGGAAAGATTAG